The proteins below come from a single Iocasia fonsfrigidae genomic window:
- a CDS encoding IS91 family transposase, whose product MDNLIELISIMKRKEIQKQHTIKKIFTHNNNWKIFKDNRLSEVVPADMIDDVIEQVERALGCGNPENGYTLYKCLECGHEHIIRFSCKSRFCVRCGKKYIDNWVEKQVENILDTSHRHLVFTLPEQLRGYVYWHRDLLKDMCDAVNELIQDYYDKQSKEKEYQVGVITVVHTFGRDVGFNPHIHALLTEGALDKYKQWKHIGYISYPYLRKSWQKVLLNIFRKYFKEGLKVQNLVRELYQKYPNGFYVNAESRLINARGATRYIGRYLARPAMAEYRILEYDGKKVRFWYEDHNTKKRKELLLDVLDFIGRLIMHVPKKYFKMVRRYGLYSRGFNKKVKKIVSLWKYMKKRQLKLIVVEKKKRVMRWRENIIKSFDRDPLICRKCGSEMVLYEIWSPKHDFIYHFEHTDENGRHIKRYPWEEDPRIERRKRARQLGTTIPFPGPPRRMVCL is encoded by the coding sequence GTGGATAACTTAATAGAATTAATAAGTATTATGAAAAGAAAAGAGATACAAAAACAACATACGATTAAAAAAATATTTACTCATAATAATAACTGGAAAATCTTTAAGGATAACAGATTATCAGAAGTGGTTCCAGCTGATATGATAGATGATGTAATTGAACAGGTTGAAAGGGCATTGGGTTGTGGAAATCCTGAAAATGGATATACTTTATATAAATGTCTTGAATGTGGTCATGAGCATATAATTAGATTTAGCTGTAAAAGTCGTTTTTGTGTACGATGTGGCAAGAAATATATAGATAATTGGGTTGAGAAACAAGTAGAGAATATACTTGATACAAGTCATAGACATTTAGTATTTACATTACCAGAACAATTAAGAGGGTATGTATATTGGCATAGAGATTTATTGAAAGATATGTGCGATGCAGTAAATGAATTAATTCAAGATTACTATGATAAACAATCAAAGGAAAAAGAATATCAAGTTGGAGTAATAACAGTAGTTCATACTTTTGGGAGGGATGTAGGGTTTAATCCTCATATCCATGCTCTATTAACAGAAGGAGCATTAGATAAATATAAGCAGTGGAAGCATATTGGATATATTTCATATCCATATTTAAGAAAGTCATGGCAGAAAGTATTACTTAATATATTTCGAAAGTATTTCAAAGAGGGCTTAAAGGTTCAGAATTTAGTAAGAGAACTGTATCAAAAATATCCTAATGGATTTTATGTAAATGCTGAATCTAGACTAATTAATGCTAGAGGTGCAACTAGATATATTGGTAGATATCTAGCACGTCCAGCTATGGCTGAATATAGAATACTAGAGTATGATGGTAAGAAGGTAAGGTTTTGGTATGAAGACCATAATACGAAAAAAAGAAAAGAATTACTGCTTGATGTATTAGACTTTATAGGTAGATTGATAATGCATGTACCTAAAAAGTATTTTAAGATGGTAAGAAGATATGGGTTATATAGTAGAGGTTTTAATAAAAAAGTAAAAAAGATAGTATCACTATGGAAATACATGAAGAAAAGACAGTTAAAACTAATAGTGGTAGAAAAGAAAAAAAGAGTAATGAGATGGCGAGAAAATATTATAAAAAGTTTTGATAGAGACCCATTAATATGTAGGAAATGTGGTTCGGAGATGGTATTATATGAGATATGGAGTCCTAAACATGATTTTATTTATCATTTTGAACATACAGATGAAAATGGACGACATATAAAAAGATATCCATGGGAGGAGGATCCTAGAATTGAAAGACGAAAAAGAGCGAGACAACTGGGAACTACCATTCCATTCCCCGGACCACCAAGAAGAATGGTATGTTTATAG
- a CDS encoding ParB/RepB/Spo0J family partition protein, whose product MSKSRLGKGLGALITDTGYEEENSQGRFKEVFIDQIEPNPYQPRQEFEDEYLEELANSIKENGVIQPITIRQIKPERYQLVTGERRWRASQLIGLKKIPAIIRKYDDQQMMETALIENLQREDLNPLEEAQAYQRMLDEFNMTQEEVAQKVGKSRSSIANTVRLLNLPPKIQVYVSRETLSMGHARALLSLKDLKQQIKAADYVLKNKLSVRETEKYIYQLNNKKEKQETVKNANKVKLGPEWRTAQQKLANYLGTKVKIKNRNNKKIITIECDNYTDIIKLINKI is encoded by the coding sequence ATGTCTAAAAGTAGATTAGGAAAAGGATTAGGAGCTTTGATTACTGATACAGGTTATGAAGAAGAAAATAGCCAGGGCAGATTTAAGGAGGTTTTTATAGACCAGATTGAGCCTAATCCCTATCAACCCCGCCAGGAATTTGAGGATGAATACCTGGAGGAATTAGCTAATTCAATTAAAGAAAATGGTGTAATACAACCTATTACTATAAGACAGATAAAACCTGAGCGCTATCAACTGGTTACTGGGGAAAGGAGATGGAGGGCATCCCAGTTGATCGGCCTAAAAAAGATTCCTGCTATTATACGCAAATATGACGATCAACAGATGATGGAAACTGCCTTAATAGAAAATTTACAGCGCGAGGATTTAAATCCTCTAGAAGAGGCTCAGGCCTATCAGCGCATGTTAGATGAATTTAATATGACTCAGGAAGAAGTGGCCCAGAAGGTAGGAAAAAGCCGCTCCAGTATTGCTAATACAGTAAGATTATTAAACCTGCCGCCAAAAATTCAGGTCTATGTTTCACGTGAAACTCTATCCATGGGACATGCCAGGGCATTATTATCATTAAAAGATTTAAAACAACAGATAAAGGCGGCAGACTATGTACTCAAAAATAAACTTTCTGTACGTGAAACAGAAAAATATATTTATCAATTGAATAATAAAAAAGAAAAACAGGAGACTGTTAAAAATGCAAATAAAGTAAAATTAGGGCCAGAGTGGAGAACAGCCCAACAAAAATTAGCTAATTATTTAGGAACAAAGGTTAAAATTAAGAATAGAAATAATAAGAAGATAATAACTATTGAATGTGATAATTATACAGATATCATAAAATTAATTAATAAAATATAA
- a CDS encoding ParA family protein, with translation MGKKIAIVNQKGGVGKSTTAVNLAACLAEMGQQVLLIDVDPQGNATSGIGIEKSKLDISIYDVMIDEIAVGDGILSTEIEGFYVLPANIDLAGAEIELVSMISRESRLKKITSQIDEDYDYILFDCPPSLGLLTLNALTAADGILVPIQCEYYALEGLGQLMNTVELVQKNLNPELEIEGVLLTMYDARTNLSQQVIDEVKKYFNDKVYNTIIPRNVRLSEAPSFGKPITEYDKSSRGAVAYRELAKEVTSNV, from the coding sequence TTGGGCAAGAAGATAGCTATTGTTAATCAAAAGGGTGGTGTTGGGAAAAGTACTACTGCTGTTAATTTAGCTGCTTGTCTGGCCGAAATGGGGCAGCAGGTACTCTTGATTGATGTTGACCCACAGGGGAATGCCACCAGTGGTATTGGAATCGAAAAAAGCAAACTTGATATTAGCATTTATGATGTAATGATAGATGAGATTGCAGTTGGTGATGGAATATTATCAACAGAGATAGAGGGTTTTTATGTTCTGCCTGCAAATATAGACCTGGCAGGGGCAGAAATCGAACTGGTTTCTATGATCTCAAGGGAAAGTCGCTTAAAAAAAATAACAAGTCAGATAGATGAAGATTATGATTATATATTATTTGACTGTCCTCCTTCACTGGGACTTTTGACATTAAATGCCTTAACAGCTGCAGATGGAATATTGGTACCGATCCAGTGTGAATACTATGCCCTGGAAGGATTGGGTCAATTAATGAATACTGTTGAGCTGGTACAGAAAAATTTAAATCCAGAGCTGGAGATTGAGGGTGTATTATTGACTATGTATGACGCTAGGACAAACCTTTCTCAGCAGGTGATTGATGAGGTGAAAAAGTATTTTAATGATAAGGTTTATAATACAATTATACCGAGAAATGTACGGTTAAGTGAAGCACCTAGTTTCGGGAAACCTATTACTGAGTATGATAAGAGTTCCAGAGGGGCAGTTGCTTATCGTGAATTAGCAAAGGAAGTGACCAGTAATGTCTAA
- the noc gene encoding nucleoid occlusion protein has product MMKFSFRNDDNIKEQIHNISIDMISPNPYQPRKEFNAEEIIELANSIKSYGVIQPLTVRKSGDKYELIAGERRLRACKSVGITEVPVIIKEIEDKEMAEIALVENLQRKDLNFLEEARAYEQLLDKFNFTQVQLAEKIGKSQSTIANKIRILSLATDVCQQIDPSIMTERHTRALLKLKNKEDQLRVIEMIKEREMTVKETEKAIDRIINGQKEGNTVTIYKDLRLFINTLQGSIKEMKTAGLDVKVERSEDEEYVEFNIRLPKNKE; this is encoded by the coding sequence ATGATGAAGTTTTCTTTTCGTAATGATGATAATATAAAAGAACAGATACATAATATTTCAATTGATATGATATCACCTAATCCCTATCAACCCCGTAAGGAATTTAATGCTGAAGAGATAATTGAGCTGGCCAATTCAATAAAAAGTTATGGTGTAATTCAACCACTTACAGTTCGTAAATCTGGCGATAAATATGAACTAATTGCTGGCGAAAGAAGGCTTAGAGCTTGTAAAAGCGTTGGAATTACTGAAGTTCCAGTAATTATAAAAGAGATTGAGGATAAAGAGATGGCTGAAATTGCCTTAGTAGAAAATCTTCAGCGTAAGGACCTTAATTTTTTAGAAGAAGCCAGAGCTTATGAGCAATTACTTGATAAATTTAATTTTACACAGGTTCAATTAGCTGAAAAAATCGGAAAGAGCCAATCAACTATTGCCAATAAGATTCGTATTTTATCATTGGCAACAGATGTATGTCAGCAAATTGATCCTTCTATTATGACAGAAAGACATACCAGGGCTTTATTAAAATTAAAAAATAAAGAAGATCAACTTAGAGTAATAGAAATGATTAAGGAAAGGGAAATGACCGTTAAAGAAACAGAAAAAGCGATAGATAGAATAATCAATGGACAAAAAGAGGGCAATACAGTAACAATTTATAAAGACTTACGTCTTTTTATTAACACTTTACAAGGCTCTATCAAGGAAATGAAAACAGCTGGTCTTGATGTCAAGGTAGAGAGAAGTGAAGATGAAGAATATGTAGAGTTTAATATTCGTTTGCCTAAAAATAAAGAATAA
- the rsmG gene encoding 16S rRNA (guanine(527)-N(7))-methyltransferase RsmG: MKKSIFKEKMTKGITDMGLEFTNIPVDRLWVYTNLLISENKKYNLTAIVDYEEIINKHFLDSLGFFQLGSFRNEDYVIDVGTGPGFPGMVIKIFFPQISLVLLDANKKKVRFLQLLIEHLQVDNVEVIHGRAEDLADKSSYRERFDFVFSRAVAPLNILAEYTLPFARVKGQVQLYKGPDCQQEIEEGAGAVMTLGGIINNVKKIKIPSLTGERYIINIEKRKKTPVKYPRRAGIPKKRPL; the protein is encoded by the coding sequence GTGAAGAAAAGTATTTTTAAAGAAAAAATGACTAAAGGTATAACAGATATGGGACTGGAATTTACAAATATACCAGTAGATAGACTTTGGGTATATACTAATTTATTAATATCAGAAAATAAAAAATACAATTTAACAGCTATAGTAGATTATGAAGAGATAATTAATAAACACTTCCTGGACTCCCTTGGTTTTTTTCAGTTAGGGAGTTTTAGGAATGAAGACTATGTGATAGATGTTGGAACTGGTCCAGGTTTTCCAGGGATGGTTATCAAGATATTTTTTCCGCAGATTTCTTTAGTATTACTTGATGCCAATAAAAAAAAGGTTAGGTTTTTGCAATTGCTTATTGAACATTTGCAAGTCGATAATGTGGAAGTAATTCATGGCAGAGCAGAAGACTTGGCTGATAAATCCTCTTATCGAGAGAGATTTGACTTTGTTTTTTCAAGGGCAGTTGCTCCTTTAAATATACTGGCTGAATATACCCTGCCTTTTGCTAGGGTAAAGGGACAGGTTCAGCTTTATAAAGGCCCTGATTGTCAACAGGAGATTGAAGAAGGTGCAGGAGCAGTGATGACACTAGGTGGGATTATTAATAATGTTAAAAAAATTAAGATACCATCTTTAACAGGAGAAAGATATATTATAAATATAGAAAAACGAAAAAAAACACCAGTTAAATATCCCCGCAGGGCAGGTATTCCAAAAAAACGTCCGCTTTAG